The following is a genomic window from Deinococcus humi.
ACCTTTCACTGAGACAACCGTCTCCACAGGGGCCACCGAGCCCAACATTCCTTCCGCCGTTCCCCATCCTCAGCAGACCTCTTTCCAGCAGGAGATTTCCCCCATGACCAACCCCCGTCCCGACAAAGAACGCTTGGAACAGCAGCGCGGCGAGATTGATCTGAACCAGACGGACCGGAGCCATCACGACGCCTCGCAGGGTGATTACACCTCGCCCGACCCCACAGTGCAGCATTCGGACGAGTTGTTGGAGCCGGGAGACAAAACCGCCGGCGTGGCCCTGGAGGCCGAGCGCGATAAGGTTTTCCGTCACAGCAACACGATGAAAGAGGGCAAGCGCGCCAGCGAGGACCCCGATCCGCTGGATATGTGAATTAGAGGTAGCCTGCCCTGGCTGCCCTTCTCAATTCAATCCTTGGCGCGCACGAAATCAGGTGCGCGTTTTTCCTTGAAGGCTGTCACGCCCTCCTGGTGTTCCCAGTGATCCCCGGCCAGCTGTTGCAAAGCAGCCTCCTGATCCAGTGCCTCGTCCAGCGTGGAGGTAAGCGCGGCGCCGAGTGCCTGTTTGGTCAATTTCAGGGCATTCGCGGGACGCTGGGCCAGCCGCTCGGCATAGGCCTGAACGTCGTCCATGAACGTCTCATCGGCGAACACGTGTTCGCACAGGCCCAGCTTCAGGGCTGTCTCAGCGTCCACGCGCTCGGCAAAAGCCATCAGCTCGAAAGCGCGGCTATAGCCTACCAGCCGCGGCAGGAACCAGGTGCTGCCTGAATCGGGGACAAGGGCGATGTTCGAGAAAATCTCGATCAGCCGGGCGGACTGTGCCCACAGGCGGATATCCCCGGCCAGGGCCAGACTGGCCCCAGCACCCGCTGCCACGCCGTTGACTGCACTGATGACCGGTTTGTCCAGCGTGCGAATGGTGCGGATCAAAGGGTTGTAGGTGTGGTTCAGGTGCTCGGTGAATGTCATGTCGCGGCCTGATACGTCACCGAGATCCTGACCGGCGCAGAAGCCACGCCCCGCACCGGTGAGGATCACGACGCGCACGGCGGCGTCAGCCTCCGCCCTCCTCAACTCGGTGGTGAGGGTCAGCAACAGTTCGTCGTTGGCTGCGTTCAGTTTGTCCGGGCGGTTAAGGGTCAAGGTGCAGACGCCCACGCGGGTCTGCGAGAGGATCACGCTGTCCTGGGTCATGGAGCTCAGCCTAGCGTTCATTTCGGTACACTCGCGCAAATGAGCGACGAACGGCCCACCGCCTCCGACGATCTGCCCACCGTGCTGGCTCTGGACGTGAGCAAATCGCGTATCGGCTTTGCGGTGAACGCTGGGCGCTTGGCCTTTGGACGCGGGAGTGTGGACCGCAAACGGTTGCCGCTGGATCTGAAAGCCGTGCGCCTAAAAGTTAGAGAGACGGGGGCAGGGCTGCTGCTGCTGGGGCTGCCCCTCCGAACCGATGGTGCGCATAGTCCTTCGGCGGACCGGGTACGCGCTTTCGGCAAGATCCTGACCGAGCAGGGCTATGTGGTCGCCTTTCAAGACGAGCGTTTCACCACTCGCCGTGCCCGTGATCTTGGGGCTGCCGATGAGGACGAAGCGGCGGCTGTGCAGATTCTGGAGCTGTATCTGATGGGAAGGGCCGCTTTAGAGTGACCTTGTTGTGGAGACGCTTCAATATAGGGAGACTGTTTCGGAGGACCTACATTCGGGGGGTAAGGCAACCCCGATCAGGTAATGGTTTTGCCAGGGGGGTGGGGGCAGACTGAGGCCATGTCTCGCCACCCTCTCTCTTCGCCATCTGCCGGGAAGGCGCCGCCCAACCTTGCGAACGATCCCCTCCACATGGAGCGTGCCTGGGCTACGCAGGGCATGACAATGATTGTCGTTGTTCTGTTCACCCTGCTGTTGCTGGCCGGCATCCTGGCCGCTACGTTGCAACTCAGCCTGAGCAGCCGGCAGAACACCTCTGATCAGGCAGCCACCCTGACTGCACAATACGCGGCGGAATCGAACATCAGCGTGGTGAGAGGCCGGTTCAGGGACTATCAGAACCTGTTGAGTACTAACTGGACTGATGCGGGTGGGAATACCATTACAAATCTTCAGATGCCCACGGGCACTCTACCGACGGCGGTTGACAATGACGCCAAGGCCTTTTGCGGTCAGAGCGGTGTCCTCAATCCCTGGATAGCTACCAACGAATTCGCAACGCCTCGTGAATCAGGGGACGCAGATGTTTTTCCTCTTGCGGTGCAGTGCGTGGCCACCGCCGCTCCAACTGCTGACTCGTACAGCGTCATGGCGGACGCTGTTAAGCCGGTCGCTTACACTCAGTTGCCCGTTTCAGAGCGGCCTGCCGTGGGTGCCACGCGGGCTGATCTCCAAAACTGGTGGCTTGCCAATTTGAACAATGTCACTTTGGGCAGTGTCAAGTACGACATTCGCCCACTGCGGGTAGTAAAGCTCACTGAGCGTCGGTACCGCTTTTACCTCGGGGCCAGCAACGTTGCCGTGAAGGGCAGCGCTGGTGGAGGTACCAGGTACTTGGCTGCATCCAGAACAAACAATGGTGACTGGTGGTTTGAGATCACGGTGCCGAACCCCTTCGATAACGTGTTGTTTATTAATCAATGGCTTTCTGATGATGGTGGCTTTTATAATGATGTTATTGACGGTGACTTTTTCACCAACCAAAAAATCAGGATGCTTTTCAATGTGAACAAGGCAGTCTTTAAGGGAAAAGTCAGGAGCGTTGGGTGTACTACCTTTCCGCTTGCTTCTACACCGGTGGGCACCGACTGCGCTAAAAGTGATGGACCGGGGTTTTATGGTGGTGTGAACACACTTGTCAAGGCATCTAGTGGTGCTGTTGCTGGTGGGATTGATCAGATCAATGCCTCTCTCAAAACTGGATTGGTCAATCAGGGAACAAAATTTACTGCCACTGGTCTCAAAGATGTCAGTTTTACTGAGACCTATCAGCCCCTTCCTGTCAACAGTACTGACCAACTAGCTGACGCAACTCAAAGTGGCCTTGTATTGAATTCAGGTGAGGCAGGCGTCGAATTGGTGGCAGGTGATAATAATGGAGCGCCACTAAATAACTATGATGGCGACAGCTCAAAGTGGATTGAGCCTAGTCCCACTTATCAGTATATACGAATTAATAAAACCACCAGAAGTGGATATGATGAAAAATGGATAGAAGTAGATAAAGCGCTATATGATACTTGGCCCTTGAGCCAAAAAGCTACCTACAATATTGGTACGAAGACTTACTATAAAATCCATCCTGAAGATAAGGAAGTTTCTAGAGAATTTAGATTCGGTAGTGATAAGCTGCTTTATCGCAAACAGGGAGATAGCTGGCTTCCAACCGGTCAAACTTTTAATGGAGTTATTTATAGCACCAATGACACTACGGTCTCCGGACCATTGAGGAAGGACATGAGTTTAACGGCCGATGTAAGCAAGATGCCGCCTGCGTTGGCTTCATTCGCCAAAATAAACGTGACTTCCAATCAAAAGATCACACTTGATACTGACCTTACCATGTCTAACACTCCTTGTGACAACAGTGGGTCCCAGCAAGGATGTCCTAAGACTGGTAACTCGGAACCTACCAATGCATTGGTACTTTTCACACCCAACAGAGACATCGTCATGAGCAAGCTAACACAGGGTGAGGCAACGTATCACGCAGCCATTATGGCCAGTAAAGGCTCTTTCAATGTTGAGAACTACAGTACGCGTAGAGTCCAGGGGTCACGTCATGTTATTGGAAGTGTTGTAGAGGACCGATATGGTCTGAACGGCGTGGCGGGACTATCTAATGGCAATGTGACATTCAGTAGCGGCTATGGCGATGATTTCTCCTTCGACAATCGCTTGAGAAAAGATATCCTGCCCTCATCGCCCATCGTGCAGATTTGGGGCGGAACTGATGCTCTCAATACGCAGAAGCGTCTTGGCAACCTGACTTGGAAGCAGGCTTCTGCGAAGGATTACTAATGAACCGCGACAGTCAAGGATTCACATTACTTGAAATCTTGGTCGTCTTGGCCATCATTGCCATCCTCACTGGAATCTTCGGAGTTAACTTGATTCGCAGTATACGTACGGCAGAGTTGCGCGAAGCTGCCACCCAGGTGGCCACTGACTTTCGGCGTGCTCGTTCCCAGGCGCAGCGGGGCAGCACGGACGTTGTACTCGTTTTGCCCGGCATTAGCGGAGGAACGGTCTATAAGGTCGATACGGTCCAGAAGGTGCTGCCAAACGGTGCACAGGTGATCTGCAAGACGACCTGTGGTAGTGGGGCAACGACCAACGTGACCTATCAGGCCCCCTACGGCGAACTGGGGGCCGGAGCAACAGGAAGCGTCTACACTGTCCGAAGTCCCATCAATGGGATCAGCGATCTCGAAATCAGGATTGTTGGTGTGACTGGGAAGGTCATTCTGACGAAGGCAGGATCCTAAATGACGGGCGTGAAAGGCACCAGACAGGATCGCTGTAGGGGTAGAGAACAGGGCTTTACCATCATCGAGATTCTCGTCGCTATTGCTCTCCTGGGAATTCTCGCATCGGTATTGACGGCAACCATGACAGGCAGTCTGAATCTCAACCGTCAGAGTCAACGTCAACTCGACACAGCCAGCCGCGCCCAGCAGGTTCTGGAGAGCATTCGGGGGGCATGGGCTGATACGTCAGGCGGAGTAATATCCTCGAACTACGAACGGGCCTGCGCGCCATCATCCTCAGTCTCTCTCAATGGCTTGAGCGCCAAGTACATCAACCTCAATACCAGGGCGCAGCCTATTAATGCCAGTGGAACGGTCATTAGTGCTCCCAGCGGCACCAATGTCACCATCACGGCAACCTGTGCGGCCCAGCCCGTTGTACAGATGACTGGTGGCGCTACATACCCGATGCGGCGCTTGATCGTCAGTTCTAACACCGGCACACAGGACATCGTCCTTACCTTGGACGTACTGAGGCCCCAATGAAACAATTGACACAGGCGGGATTCACCCTACTAGAACTACTCGTTGGCATGGTTCTAATCGGCATTGTCCTGACGGCACTCCTGAATATCTTTACCCAGGGGAGTCAGGTCTCTACGCAGTCGAGTAGCCGCGCCGAGATGCAGCAGGATGTGTTGAATGCCCAGCAGCTCATTGCCGGAAAGCTGAAAGAAGCGTGGTACGTCTATCCTCCCGGGCTGACACTCAACATGACGGGCACCGCTCTGACCCAGAAGCCTGCGGGGGGCAACACCTGGTTGGTGGGCACTGATCCTATTCTGGCGATGGTCCTGCCGCCCAAGAATGTCACTCTGAGCTGCGCCAGTGGTGCATCTACCAGCACGAGCGGCCAGGACGGCTGTTACCGTTTCCTGGCCTATTATCCGGTCAAGCGTTCCGTGTGGGTCGCAGGGACGGGTGTAGGAAGCTGGAGAAATCCTGGACCAGACGATACCAACGCAGAAACCTGGATTCTGGCCGAATACCGGGGGACTATCGCCCCTGGGACCGGAGGCACGCCCCCCACCACGCCCCCCACTGTACCGACGGGCAACAGCGCCAACATTCTGTCCGATTACATTGCTCCAACCACGGCAACCACAGGCTTCACGACCAGCTCGAACACCTACACCATGTTCACCTACACAGCTGCCAACGGGTTGGCTGCCT
Proteins encoded in this region:
- a CDS encoding enoyl-CoA hydratase-related protein is translated as MTQDSVILSQTRVGVCTLTLNRPDKLNAANDELLLTLTTELRRAEADAAVRVVILTGAGRGFCAGQDLGDVSGRDMTFTEHLNHTYNPLIRTIRTLDKPVISAVNGVAAGAGASLALAGDIRLWAQSARLIEIFSNIALVPDSGSTWFLPRLVGYSRAFELMAFAERVDAETALKLGLCEHVFADETFMDDVQAYAERLAQRPANALKLTKQALGAALTSTLDEALDQEAALQQLAGDHWEHQEGVTAFKEKRAPDFVRAKD
- the ruvX gene encoding Holliday junction resolvase RuvX, whose protein sequence is MSDERPTASDDLPTVLALDVSKSRIGFAVNAGRLAFGRGSVDRKRLPLDLKAVRLKVRETGAGLLLLGLPLRTDGAHSPSADRVRAFGKILTEQGYVVAFQDERFTTRRARDLGAADEDEAAAVQILELYLMGRAALE
- a CDS encoding pilus assembly FimT family protein; its protein translation is MNRDSQGFTLLEILVVLAIIAILTGIFGVNLIRSIRTAELREAATQVATDFRRARSQAQRGSTDVVLVLPGISGGTVYKVDTVQKVLPNGAQVICKTTCGSGATTNVTYQAPYGELGAGATGSVYTVRSPINGISDLEIRIVGVTGKVILTKAGS
- a CDS encoding type II secretion system protein, whose translation is MTGVKGTRQDRCRGREQGFTIIEILVAIALLGILASVLTATMTGSLNLNRQSQRQLDTASRAQQVLESIRGAWADTSGGVISSNYERACAPSSSVSLNGLSAKYINLNTRAQPINASGTVISAPSGTNVTITATCAAQPVVQMTGGATYPMRRLIVSSNTGTQDIVLTLDVLRPQ
- a CDS encoding PilW family protein; the encoded protein is MKQLTQAGFTLLELLVGMVLIGIVLTALLNIFTQGSQVSTQSSSRAEMQQDVLNAQQLIAGKLKEAWYVYPPGLTLNMTGTALTQKPAGGNTWLVGTDPILAMVLPPKNVTLSCASGASTSTSGQDGCYRFLAYYPVKRSVWVAGTGVGSWRNPGPDDTNAETWILAEYRGTIAPGTGGTPPTTPPTVPTGNSANILSDYIAPTTATTGFTTSSNTYTMFTYTAANGLAASATNPVSSVTLNLATTRKVAGTTLRLPNATDEYTISVYPTNLGKIVAN